In Coturnix japonica isolate 7356 chromosome 7, Coturnix japonica 2.1, whole genome shotgun sequence, one DNA window encodes the following:
- the BAZ2B gene encoding bromodomain adjacent to zinc finger domain protein 2B isoform X17 encodes MCFSLFFLLVETLNSSRLTKQRCHRTEHICHNMESGERLTSSSVSSSAAVSSPVASTPSVASAVSKSSLTTGAASLISTVNTSEWWRTADSHSRSGAAFFPPLLGISPLFAPPAQNHDSIPFHPRTTGKNNRGSLEKGINGSLNGSSTTAASAISTSVLSTSIATSAGQGKAITSGAGGRKYNQEQSKVQLLDTRADKIKDKKPRKKAVESSSDSDSGSSSDTSSEGISSSDSDDLEEDEEEEEDQSAEESEDDDSDSENEAHCENKNKVLMHSGVKDMKTDGQKAHEKSQEKRTHQQIPLVSDSQTHSSFQPQQKQPQVLSQQLPFIFQSSQAKEEPVNKHTSVIQSTGLVPNVKPLSLVHQAKKEAYLKIIVPPPDLLKAGNKNTSDESIALVSDVRSKREQYKQTFPAVQLKKQESKNLKKVIASLSSSKPTSSSPAHQKLTSLENNHSNPFLTNALLESDSNSESDTDGSEDEDDEDDKDQDESDTDTEGEKTPLKVKKTGSSMKSSSIGPAAHSTPLNLQVAKTPSSAPSALCPETQPAVFLGTSPSTLTPSSHCGTSKRRRVTDERELRVPLEYGWQRETRIRNFGGRLQGEVAYFAPCGKKLRQYPEVVKYLSRNGIMDISRDNFSFSAKIGVGDFYEARDGPQGVQWCLLKEEEVIPCIRAMEGRRGRPPNPDRQHSREESRMRRRKGRPPNVGSTEFLDSTDAKLLRKLQAQEIARQAAQIKLLRKLQKQEQARAAKEAKKQQAIMAAEEKRKQKEQIKIMKQQEKIKRIQQIRMEKELRAQQILEAKKKKKEEAANAKLLEAEKRIKEKEMRRQQAVLLKHQELERHRLDMVWERERRRQHMMLMKAMEARKKAEEKERLKQEKRDEKRLNKERKLEQRRLELEMAKELKKPNEDMCLADQKPLPELPRIPGLVLSGSTFSDCLMIVQFLRNFGKVLGFDVNTDVPSLSTLQEGLLNIGDSRGEVQDLLVKLVSAAVCDPGLVTGYKAKTILGEHLLNVGINRDNVSEILQIFMEAHCGQTELTESLKTKAFQAHAPAQKAAVLAFLVNELACSKSVVSEIDKNIDYMSNLRRDKWMVEGKLRNLRIIHAKKTGKRDATGGGEVGEEPHSLETPTSGRKRRRKGGDSDYDEDDDDDSDDQADEDDEDEEDKEDKKGKKAEVCEDEDDGDQTASVEELEKQIEKLTKQQSQYRKKLFEASHCLRSMMFGQDRYRRRYWILPQCGGIFVEGMESGEGLEEIAKEKEKLKKVESVHVKEEVLEISEEKISCLNTTHCEQKEDLKEKDNTNLFLQKPGSFSKLSKLLEVAKMPHESDVMPQKPNGGAANGCTPSYQNTSQNSLCSLQPSVSQSNSEKSDSNNLFSPIASGTGKFYSSPVIPSDQLLKTLTEKNRQWFSLLPRVPCDDMSVTHADAPATATSLTPQSHPPSKSPSPVPSPLLGSTSAQSPMGLSPFALPPLQQMKPGLPVMGLQFCGWPTGVLTSNVQFSSPLPTIGSGLGLSEGNGNSFLTSSVPTSKSESPALQTEKIASATCTAVEVAKPADHSNPKPIPEEMQYGWWRITDPEDLKSLHKVLNLRGIREKALQKQIQKHMDYITLACIKNKDVAIIDINENEDNQVTQDVVENWSVEEQEMEVDLAILQQVEDLERRVASASLQVKGWLCPEPASEREDLVYHEHKSIIRLHKKHDGDSAGGGEGSTSSLERKSDNPLDIAVTRLADLERNIERRYLKSPLSTTIQIKLDNVGTVTVPAPAPSISGDGDGTEEDIAPGLRVWRKALSEARSAAQVALCIQQLQKSIAWEKSIMKVYCQICRKGDNEELLLLCDGCDKGCHTYCHRPKITTIPDGDWFCPACIAKASGQTLKLKKLQIKGKKSNEQKRGRKLPGDTEDEDSATTSTSLKRGKTDPKKRKMDESVSVSQGKQENFTAIKKPKRDDSKDLAMCSMILSELETHEDAWPFLLPVNLKLVPGYKKVIKKPMDFSTIRDKLTSGQYPNVEAFSLDVRLVFDNCETFNEDDSDIGRAGHNMRKYFEKRWTEIFKLS; translated from the exons aTATGGAGTCTGGAGAGCGGTTAACATCATCATCAGTCTCCTCAAGTGCAGCTGTTTCATCTCCAGTGGCTTCTACACCTTCTGTAGCTTCTGCAGTTTCCAAGAGTAGCCTTACCACTGGAGCTGCGTCGTTGATTTCCACAGTCAACACCAGTG AATGGTGGCGGACAGCGGACTCTCACTCTCGCTCTGGGGCAGCTTTTTTCCCACCGCTCTTGGGCATCTCACCACTCTTTGCACCTCCTGCCCAGAACCATGATTCTATTCCGTTCCACCCAagaactacaggaaaaaataatcgTGGCAGTTTAGAAAAAG GTATAAATGGATCGCTGAATGGGAGCAGTACTACTGCAGCGTCTGCTATCAGCACATCTGTACTATCCACTAGTATTGCAACATCTGCAGGACAAGGAAAAGCTATAACCTCAGGAGCAGGAGGCCGCAAATACAACCAGGAGCAAAGCAAAGTTCAGCTTTTGGACACCAGAGCTGACAAAATCAAAGATAAG aaacccagaaaaaaagcagtagaaagCTCCAGTGACAGTGACTCAGGCTCCTCATCAGACACATCAAGTGAAGGCATAAGCAGCAGTGATTCCGATGACCtagaggaagatgaagaggaggaggaggaccAGAGTGCTGAAGAGAGTGAAGATGATGACTctgattctgaaaatgaagcacaCTGCGAAAACAAGAACAAG GTGCTAATGCATAGTGGTGTAAAAGATATGAAAACTGATGGGCAGAAAGCCCATGAAAAGTCCCAAGAAAAAAGAACGCACCAGCAGATACCTCTTGTGTCTGATTCCCAGACTCATTCATCATTCCAGCCCCAGCAGAAGCAGCCTCAGGTTTTGTCACAGCAACTTCCGTTTATTTTCCAAAGCTCTCAGGCGAAGGAGGAACCTGTGAACAAACACACAAGTGTAATACAGTCTACAGGATTGGTTCCCAATGTGAAACCTTTGTCTTTGGTACATCAAGCCAAAAAGGAAGCCTATTTAAAAATCATAGTTCCTCCTCCTGACCTACTCAAAGCAGGGAATAAGAATACCTCTGACGAATCCATCGCTTTGGTCAGTGACGTACGATCGAAACGA GAACAATATAAACAGACattcccagcagtgcagctaAAGAAACAGGAATCAAAGAACCTGAAGAAGGTTATTGCATCTTTGTCAAGCTCAAAACCAACATCTAGTTCACCAGCTCATCAAAAACTCACATCTTTGGAAAACAATCATTCTAATCCATTCCTGACAAATGCACTTTTAG AGTCCGACAGTAATTCTGAGTCAGATACAGATGGGtctgaagatgaagatgatgaggaTGATAAGGATCAAGATGAATCAGATACAGATACTGAGGGAGAAAAAACTCCGCtaaaagtgaagaaaactgGTTCCTCCATGAAGAGCTCTTCCATTGGTCCTGCAGCTCATTCCACTCCACTAAATCTCCAAGTAGCAAAGACCCCAAGCTCTGCACCATCTGCCTTGTGTCCTGAGACCCAGCCTGCAGTTTTTCTTGGGACATCACCATCTACTCTTACACCAAGTTCACACTGTG gCACTTCAAAGAGACGAAGAGTAACAGATGAGCGGGAGCTGCGTGTTCCTCTGGAATATGG CTGGCAAAGAGAAACCCGAATAAGAAACTTTGGTGGTCGTCTTCAGGGAGAAGTAGCGTATTTTGCACCTTGTGGAAAGAAGCTGAGACAGTATCCTGAAGTAGTAAAG TATCTCAGCAGAAATGGAATAATGGATATCTCAAGGGACAATTTCAGCTTCAGTGCAAAAATAGGAGTGGGTGACTTCTATGAAGCCAGAGATGGACCGCAG GGCGTGCAGTGGTGTCTTCTGAAGGAGGAGGAAGTCATTCCCTGCATCAGAGCTATGGAAGGGCGTAGAGGACGTCCACCAAATCCAGACAGACAGCATTCTAGAGAGGAATCAAGAATGAGACGTCGTAAAGGCCGACCTCCAAACGTTGGAAGCACTGAATTTCTAGACAGCACTGATGCGAAACTTCTGAGAAAGCTACAAGCGCAAG AAATAGCAAGACAAGCAGCACAAATAAAGCTACTAAGAAAACTCCAGAAGCAAGAACAAGCTCGAGCTgccaaagaagcaaaaaaacagCAAG CTATTATGGCAGCTGAAGAAAAGCGAAAGCAAAAAGAGCAGATAAAGATAATGAAGCAGCAG GAAAAGATTAAGCGTATCCAGCAAATCAGAATGGAGAAAGAACTTCGAGCTCAACAAATTTTAGAG gcaaaaaagaagaagaaagaagaagcagcaaatgCTAAATTACTGGAGGCTGAAAAACGAATAAAG gaaaaagagatgcGAAGGCAACAAGCTGTTCTTCTCAAGCACCAG GAGTTGGAGAGGCATAGACTAGATATGGTATGg GAACGAGAGAGGAGAAGACAACATATGATGCTTATGAAAGCCATGGAAGCACgtaaaaaagcagaa gaaaaagagcGATTAAAGCAAGAGAAACGTGACGAAAAAAGGTTAAATAAAGAACGTAAACTAGAACAGCGAAGACTGGAATTAGAAATGGCAAAGGAGCTAAAGAAGCCTAATGAAGATATGTGCTTAGCAGACCAGAAG CCTTTACCGGAGCTGCCTCGCATCCCAGGCCTTGTTCTGTCTGGAAGCACGTTTTCAGATTGTCTCATGATAGTGCAGTTCTTGCGTAACTTTGGTAAAGTTCTTGGCTTTGATGTGAATACGGACGTGCCTTCCCTGAGCACTCTTCAGGAGGGTTTGCTGAACATAGGAGACAGCAGAGGAGAAGTACAGGACTTGCTTGTAAAGcttgtttctgcagctgtttgtgaTCCAGGACTTGTTACAGGATACAAG gctaaAACTATTCTTGGGGAGCACTTACTGAATGTTGGCATCAATCGAGATAACGTGTCTGAGATTTTGCAGATATTTATGGAGGCTCATTGTGGGCAAACTGAGCTTACAGAGAGCTTGAAGACAAAAGCTTTTCAGGCACATGCTccagctcagaaagcagcagtgctggctttcCTTGTCAATGAGTTAGCTTGCAGCAAAAGTGTAGTCAG TGAAATTGATAAAAATATTGATTATATGTCGAACTTAAGGAGAGATAAATGGATGGTTGAAGGCAAACTTCGGAA TCTTAGAATCATTCATGCAAAAAAAACTGGCAAAAGAGATGCTACAGGAGGTGGTGAAGTAGGAGAGGAGCCGCATTCTTTGGAAACGCCAACATCAGGCCGCAAACGGAGACGAAAGGGTGGGGATAGTGATTATGATGAAGATGACGACGATGACAGCGATGACCAGGCagatgaggatgatgaggatgaagaggacaaagaagataaaaaaggaaagaaagcagaagtttgTGAGGATGAG GATGATGGAGACCAGACAGCAAGTGTTGAAGAACTAGAGAAGCAGATTGAAAAACTGACCAAG caacaaagccAGTACAGGAAGAAGTTATTTGAAGCCTCACATTGTTTGCGTTCAATGATGTTTGGCCAAGATCGTTACAGGCGCCGGTACTGGATTCTGCCCCAGTGTGGTGGCATTTTTGTAGAAGGCATGGAAAGTGGCGAAG gTCTAGAAgaaattgcaaaagaaaaagagaagttaaaaaaagTGGAAAGCGTACATGTTAAAGAAGAGGTTCTTGagatctcagaagaaaaaataagctgtttAAATACAACTCACTGTGAGCAAAAGgaagatctgaaagaaaaggacaacactaatttgtttttgcaaaagCCTGGGTCATTTTCAAAACTAAGCAAACTGTTAGAGGTTGCGAAAATGCCACATGAGTCTGATGTCATGCCCCAAAAACCTAATGGTGGTGCAGCAAATGGATGCACTCCATCTTATCAAAATACCTCCCAAAACTCTCTGTGCAGTCTTCAACCCAGCGTATCACAAAGCAACAGCGAGAAGTCTGATTCTAATAATCTTTTCAGTCCTATTGCAAGCGGGACAGGAAAGTTTTATAGTTCTCCAGTAATTCCAAGTGATCAGTTGTTAAAGACTCTTACTGAGAAGAACAGGCAGTGGTTCAGCCTTTTGCCGAGAGTACCCTGTGATGACATGTCAGTTACCCATGCAGATGCACCAGCTACTGCAACTTCACTTACTCCTCAGTCACATCCACCATCAAAATCACCTTCACCTGTTCCATCACCTCTTCTGGGTTCAACCTCTGCACAGAGTCCAATGGGATTAAGTCCTTTTGCATTGCCACCACTGCAg CAGATGAAGCCTGGACTACCTGTCATGGGACTTCAGTTTTGTGGATGGCCTACAGGAGTTCTTACTTCAAATGTTCAATTTTCATCTCCTTTACCTACTATTGGATCAGGGTTGGGATTATCAGAAGGGAATGGTAACTCATTCTTGACATCTAGTGTTCCTACAAGTAAAAGTGAATCACCAGCACTGCAGACTGAGAAAATAGCTTCTGCCACCTGTACAGCAGTGGAAGTGGCCAAGCCAGCAGATCACTCAAACCCAAAACCTATACCAGAAG AAATGCAGTATGGGTGGTGGAGGATTACTGATCCTGAGGACCTAAAATCTTTGCATAAAGTGCTGAATCTCAGGGGAATAAGAGAAAAGgcattacaaaaacaaatacagaaacacaTGGACTATATCACTCTGGCCTGCATCAAAAATAAGGATG TTGCAATTATTGATATCAATGAAAACGAAGATAACCAGGTAACTCAAGATGTTGTGGAAAACTGGTCAGTAGAAGAGCAAGAAATGGAGGTGGACCTTGCTATTCTTCAGCAGGTGGAAGATCTAGAGAGGAGAGTTGCTTCAGCTAGTTTGCAAGTTAAG GGCTGGCTGTGTCCTGAACCTGCATCAGAAAGAGAAGACTTGGTATATCATGAACATAAGTCAATTATTAGATTGCACAAGAAGCACGATGGAGATAGTGCTGGAGGCGGAGAAGGCAGTACCAGCTCTCTAGAGCGGAAGAGTGACAACCCTCTAGATATAGCTGTAACCAGACTTGCTGACTTGGAGCGGAACATAGAGCGAAGGTATCTGAAGAGCCCCTTAAGTACCACCATTCAGATCAAACTGGATAATGTGGGCACAGTTACTGTCCCTGCTCCTGCACCATCCATTAGTGGTGATGGTGACGG AACTGAAGAGGATATTGCTCCAGGGCTAAGGGTATGGAGAAAGGCATTGTCAGAAGCACGAAGTGCTGCACAGGTGGCTCTGTGCATTCAGCAATTACAGAAATCAATAGCATGGGAGAAATCTATTATGAAAGTT TACTGCCAAATATGTCGAAAGGGAGATAATgaggaactgctgctgctttgtgatgGTTGCGATAAAGGCTGTCATACCTACTGCCACAGACCCAAGATTACTACCATACCAGATGGTGACTGGTTTTGTCCTGCCTGCATAGCAAAG gcaaGTGGTCAAactctaaaattaaaaaaacttcaaatcaaaggaaaaaaaagtaatgaacaAAAGAGAGGCAGGAAATTACCAGGAGATACAGAAGATGAAGACTCGGCGACTACTAGCACCTCattaaaaagagggaaaacagaccctaagaaaaggaaaatggatgaAAGTGTTTCTGTAAGCcagggaaagcaagaaaatttcACTGCTATAAAGAAACCTAAAAGAGATGACTCCAAGGACCTGGCTATGTGCAG CATGATTCTCTCAGAATTGGAAACTCATGAAGATGCTTGGCCTTTCTTACTTCCTGTAAACTTGAAACTTGTTCCTGGTTATAAGAAAGTTATTAAGAAGCCAATGGACTTTTCCACCATTAGAGACAAGCTAACCAGTGGACA gtACCCTAATGTTGAAGCATTCTCGCTAGATGTCAGGCTTGTTTTTGACAACTGTGAAACCTTTAATGAAGATGATTCTGACATAGGCAGGGCTGGCCACAACATGaggaaatactttgaaaaaagATGGACAGAGATTTTCAAATTGAGCTGA